The following are encoded in a window of Manihot esculenta cultivar AM560-2 chromosome 8, M.esculenta_v8, whole genome shotgun sequence genomic DNA:
- the LOC110621693 gene encoding probable E3 ubiquitin-protein ligase WAVH2 isoform X1, with translation MGVEGASSKLKRVARKMVVAACASFSSRKPSALVDPLSVDSSVNGSDSTALSPSKPKNSSEEAESTTINNDHAVASKQNLCAICLEALTYSSGNSPGQAIFTAQCSHAFHFACISSNVRHGSVTCPICRAHWTQLPRNLNPPCSLSCNQNDPIFRILDDSIATFRVHRRSFLRSARYNDDDPIEPDDTSNHTRLNFSLVPIQPTLFHHPCTQATGCGSHYHNAHHLTGFSPSLFVYPPTSYTCSSSNRRPAVYLSVKSTNQKAIDLVLVASPNGPHLRLVKQSMALVVFSLRPVDRLAVVTYSSSAARVFPLRRMTSYGKRTALQVIDRLFFTGQADPTEGLKKGIKILEDRAHKNPSSCILHLSDSPTRSYHAINMQFPIPIHRFHVGFGFGTSNGFVMHEFEEFLMRLLGGVIRDVQLRIGEEGTIIRLGELRANEERRILLDSGDSGHVCVGYSYIESGVDECTRTGETVVRLRDKREVQDPNVDAAVAGRDSNIIGGRTSSVESWDYHDPYMARRWAKHLHGYRL, from the exons ATGGGAGTGGAAGGAGCGTCCTCAAAACTGAAAAGGGTAGCCAGGAAAATGGTGGTTGCTGCATGCGCCTCCTTCTCCTCTAGAAAGCCATCTGCTCTTGTGGATCCCCTTTCCGTGGACTCTTCTGTAAAT GGGTCTGATTCTACAGCACTGTCTCCCTCAAAGCCAAAGAATAGCTCAGAGGAAGCAGAATCCACCACCATCAACAATGACCACGCCGTTGCTTCTAAG CAGAACTTATGCGCAATATGCCTCGAAGCTCTGACTTACAGCAGCGGAAACAGCCCAGGCCAGGCTATATTTACCGCCCAGTGCTCTCATGCTTTTCACTTCGCCTGCATCTCATCCAACGTACGCCATGGTAGTGTCACCTGTCCCATCTGCCGTGCCCATTGGACCCAACTTCCTCGCAACTTAAACCCACCTTGTTCGCTGTCTTGCAACCAAAATGACCCCATTTTCAGAATCCTTGATGACTCCATTGCCACTTTCCGGGTCCACAGACGCTCCTTCCTGCGCTCTGCCCGTTATAATGATGATGACCCCATAGAGCCTGACGATACCTCCAACCATACACGCCTCAACTTCTCTCTGGTGCCCATCCAACCAACACTCTTTCATCATCCATGCACTCAAGCCACCGGATGCGGCTCACACTATCATAACGCCCACCACTTAACAGGCTTCTCCCCTTCATTGTTTGTATACCCACCAACTTCTTATACGTGCTCCTCCTCAAATAGGAGACCAGCTGTCTACCTCTCTGTAAAGTCAACAAATCAAAAAGCAATAGACTTAGTTCTGGTTGCAAGTCCCAACGGACCACATTTGAGGCTTGTCAAACAGTCCATGGCATTGGTGGTATTCTCCCTACGCCCTGTCGATCGTTTGGCTGTTGTGACTTATTCTTCATCTGCTGCCCGCGTATTTCCATTGAGACGCATGACATCCTATGGTAAGCGAACAGCCCTCCAAGTAATTGACCGTCTTTTCTTCACGGGGCAAGCAGATCCGACCGAAGGCCTCAAGAAAGGTATAAAGATACTTGAAGATCGGGCACACAAGAATCCAAGTTCCTGTATCTTGCATCTCTCTGATAGTCCGACAAGATCATACCATGCCATCAACATGCAATTTCCCATTCCAATCCATCGGTTTCATGTGGGATTCGGCTTTGGCACTTCCAATGGATTTGTCATGCATGAGTTTGAAGAGTTCTTGATGAGACTGCTTGGAGGTGTAATCAGAGATGTGCAATTGAGAATTGGAGAGGAAGGCACGATAATAAGGCTTGGAGAGCTACGAGCAAATGAAGAAAGGAGAATTTTATTAGACTCGGGCGACTCTGGACATGTTTGCGTAGGATATAGCTATATTGAGAGCGGAGTTGATGAGTGCACCAGAACGGGAGAAACAGTGGTTAGGTTAAGGGATAAAAGGGAAGTACAAGATCCTAACGTAGATGCTGCAGTTGCAGGGAGGGATTCCAACATAATTGGTGGAAGGACTAGCAGCGTTGAGAGCTGGGATTACCATGATCCTTACATGGCTAGAAGATGGGCCAAACATTTGCATGGCTATAGGCTTTGA
- the LOC110620284 gene encoding pectinesterase inhibitor 8 — MSPSHCFLLSILLLLFSILHTPSEASSSPTELVVKICKRTSNYSFCVESLYSDSHTSNADQYTLAFTAVRLAYVFANSTRAHISQLLKNDSQHRKPLQRCILGYDQAVSALEKAYNDLNSETFFELADFADQAAASANDCEAAFQGNPSPPLGNRNKDLKGLCEICGIIGKLFTGQ, encoded by the coding sequence ATGTCCCCCTCTCATTGTTTCCTCCTCTCCATCCTCTTGCTTCTTTTCTCAATCCTCCATACTCCCTCCGAAGCTTCTTCCTCCCCCACCGAACTAGTGGTCAAGATCTGCAAGCGTACTTCAAATTACTCCTTCTGTGTGGAGTCTCTTTACTCAGACTCGCACACCTCAAATGCTGATCAATACACACTGGCCTTCACTGCAGTGAGATTAGCTTATGTATTCGCCAATAGCACCCGAGCTCACATATCTCAACTCCTCAAGAATGATTCCCAGCACCGGAAACCTCTCCAGAGATGCATCCTCGGCTATGACCAGGCTGTTTCTGCTCTTGAAAAGGCATACAACGACTTGAACTCTGAGACCTTCTTCGAGTTGGCTGATTTCGCGGATCAAGCTGCTGCTTCTGCTAATGATTGCGAGGCTGCTTTTCAAGGAAACCCGTCGCCACCATTGGGCAACAGGAATAAGGATTTAAAAGGCCTGTGTGAAATCTGTGGAATCATTGGTAAATTATTTACTGGACAGTAA
- the LOC110621693 gene encoding probable E3 ubiquitin-protein ligase WAVH2 isoform X2: MGVEGASSKLKRVARKMVVAACASFSSRKPSALVDPLSVDSSVNGSDSTALSPSKPKNSSEEAESTTINNDHAVASKNLCAICLEALTYSSGNSPGQAIFTAQCSHAFHFACISSNVRHGSVTCPICRAHWTQLPRNLNPPCSLSCNQNDPIFRILDDSIATFRVHRRSFLRSARYNDDDPIEPDDTSNHTRLNFSLVPIQPTLFHHPCTQATGCGSHYHNAHHLTGFSPSLFVYPPTSYTCSSSNRRPAVYLSVKSTNQKAIDLVLVASPNGPHLRLVKQSMALVVFSLRPVDRLAVVTYSSSAARVFPLRRMTSYGKRTALQVIDRLFFTGQADPTEGLKKGIKILEDRAHKNPSSCILHLSDSPTRSYHAINMQFPIPIHRFHVGFGFGTSNGFVMHEFEEFLMRLLGGVIRDVQLRIGEEGTIIRLGELRANEERRILLDSGDSGHVCVGYSYIESGVDECTRTGETVVRLRDKREVQDPNVDAAVAGRDSNIIGGRTSSVESWDYHDPYMARRWAKHLHGYRL, translated from the exons ATGGGAGTGGAAGGAGCGTCCTCAAAACTGAAAAGGGTAGCCAGGAAAATGGTGGTTGCTGCATGCGCCTCCTTCTCCTCTAGAAAGCCATCTGCTCTTGTGGATCCCCTTTCCGTGGACTCTTCTGTAAAT GGGTCTGATTCTACAGCACTGTCTCCCTCAAAGCCAAAGAATAGCTCAGAGGAAGCAGAATCCACCACCATCAACAATGACCACGCCGTTGCTTCTAAG AACTTATGCGCAATATGCCTCGAAGCTCTGACTTACAGCAGCGGAAACAGCCCAGGCCAGGCTATATTTACCGCCCAGTGCTCTCATGCTTTTCACTTCGCCTGCATCTCATCCAACGTACGCCATGGTAGTGTCACCTGTCCCATCTGCCGTGCCCATTGGACCCAACTTCCTCGCAACTTAAACCCACCTTGTTCGCTGTCTTGCAACCAAAATGACCCCATTTTCAGAATCCTTGATGACTCCATTGCCACTTTCCGGGTCCACAGACGCTCCTTCCTGCGCTCTGCCCGTTATAATGATGATGACCCCATAGAGCCTGACGATACCTCCAACCATACACGCCTCAACTTCTCTCTGGTGCCCATCCAACCAACACTCTTTCATCATCCATGCACTCAAGCCACCGGATGCGGCTCACACTATCATAACGCCCACCACTTAACAGGCTTCTCCCCTTCATTGTTTGTATACCCACCAACTTCTTATACGTGCTCCTCCTCAAATAGGAGACCAGCTGTCTACCTCTCTGTAAAGTCAACAAATCAAAAAGCAATAGACTTAGTTCTGGTTGCAAGTCCCAACGGACCACATTTGAGGCTTGTCAAACAGTCCATGGCATTGGTGGTATTCTCCCTACGCCCTGTCGATCGTTTGGCTGTTGTGACTTATTCTTCATCTGCTGCCCGCGTATTTCCATTGAGACGCATGACATCCTATGGTAAGCGAACAGCCCTCCAAGTAATTGACCGTCTTTTCTTCACGGGGCAAGCAGATCCGACCGAAGGCCTCAAGAAAGGTATAAAGATACTTGAAGATCGGGCACACAAGAATCCAAGTTCCTGTATCTTGCATCTCTCTGATAGTCCGACAAGATCATACCATGCCATCAACATGCAATTTCCCATTCCAATCCATCGGTTTCATGTGGGATTCGGCTTTGGCACTTCCAATGGATTTGTCATGCATGAGTTTGAAGAGTTCTTGATGAGACTGCTTGGAGGTGTAATCAGAGATGTGCAATTGAGAATTGGAGAGGAAGGCACGATAATAAGGCTTGGAGAGCTACGAGCAAATGAAGAAAGGAGAATTTTATTAGACTCGGGCGACTCTGGACATGTTTGCGTAGGATATAGCTATATTGAGAGCGGAGTTGATGAGTGCACCAGAACGGGAGAAACAGTGGTTAGGTTAAGGGATAAAAGGGAAGTACAAGATCCTAACGTAGATGCTGCAGTTGCAGGGAGGGATTCCAACATAATTGGTGGAAGGACTAGCAGCGTTGAGAGCTGGGATTACCATGATCCTTACATGGCTAGAAGATGGGCCAAACATTTGCATGGCTATAGGCTTTGA